In Nocardia sp. XZ_19_385, the sequence GATTCACGCGGTGTCGGTGCTGCTGGTGGTTCCGCAGGCCACGGTGTGGACCTTCGCGCTGCTGTGGCTGCACCGCGATCTGGGCTGGTCGCTGGCGGCGGCCGGTTTGCTGGTGACGTTCACCCAGGTCCTGGGTGCGTTCGGGCGCATCGGCGCGGGCGCTTGGTCGGATCGGGTCGGCAGCCGGATGGGGCCGCTGCGGACGGTGGCGATCGCGGCCGTCATCTCCATGGCCGCATTGGGATTCACGGCGTGGACGCACTGGTGGTGGGCCGCGATTCCGCTGCTGGTCGCCGCTTCCGTGATCACGGTGTCCGACAACGGGTTGGCGTTCACCGCCGTGGCCGAGATCGCCGGGCCCTACTGGAGCGGGCGTGGGCTGGGCATTCAGAACACCGGCCAGAACCTGGTGATCGCGGCCGTCCCACCGGTTTTCGGCGCGCTGATCACCGCCACCGGGTTTCCGGCGGCCTACATTGCCGCGGCAGTCCTCGCCGCCGCCGCCGTGCCGCTGGTGCCGAAGGACCCGCCGCCCTCCTGAGCGCGGCGAAGGATCTCCCGGCCGGCCGGGAACCGCTGGCCGGGAATTCTGTTACCTGACAGGATCATCCAGGTGGAGGAGTACGCACAGATCGTCGATAAGATTCGGGGCGCGCTGCTGGGCGGGGCTGTGGGGGATGCGCTCGGCTGGCCGATCGAGTTCCAATCACTGGCTCAGATCCGCTCGGAGTACGGGCCCGCGGGTGTCACCGGTTTCCTGCCGGGACGTCCTGTACCGCATCGGATCACCGACGACACCCAGATGACGCTGTTCACCGCCGAGGGCCTGCTGCGCTGTCCCGCAGGCGCCGACCCGATACCGTCGCTGCGCCGGGCCTATCTGCGGTGGCTGGACACGCAATACCACCCCGGCCCCGGCCCCACGCCCGACGGCTGGCTCGCCACCCAGCAGTTCCTGTACGACGTACGCGCCCCGGGCAATGCCTGCATGGGGGGGCCTGCGTCAGCAGCAGAAGGGCTATGAGACACCGGTGCCGCTGGGTAAACCAGGCAAGGTCAACACCAACTCCAAAGGCTGTGGCACGGTGATGCGTTCGGCGCCGTTCGGCCTGGCCGGATACGGATCCGATATCGCGTTCAACGCATCGGCCCGCGCCGCCCAGCTCACCCACGGCCATCCCACCGGCTACCTGGCCGCCGGCGCCTTCGCCGCCCTGCTCGACCGTATCCTCGGCGGCCTGGACCTGCGAACCGCACTGCGGCAGAGCATCACTCAACTGAGCCAGTTCCCGTCCAGCGAGGAAACCATCGCCGCACTGGAATCCGCTATCGGCCTGGCCGATTCGACCGAACCCGCCGCGGAAGGGGTGGAGCAGGTGGGAGCGGGCTGGATCGCCGAGGAATGCCTCGCCATCGCCGTCTATTGCGCTCTGCAAGCCGAGGAAACCAAGGATGTCCGTGCCGCCCTGCTGCTTTCAGTGAACCATTCCGGCGACTCCGACTCCACCGGCGCGGTCGCCGGCAACCTGCTCGGCGCCATCCACGGCCTGGCCGCCCTCCCCATGGACTGGGTCACCGACATCGAAGGCCGCGATGTGATCCTGCAGGTCGCCGACGATTTGGTGGTCAACTTCGGGTACCACGACCGCACCCGCCTCGCCGACCGCTATCCCTTCGACCACCTGCCCTGATCTCCCGCAAGCCCTTAGCCAACAAGTGTTGGCCAACAACTGTTGACTCCCCGACGCATGTGGGCATACTCTTGCCTACAAGCGTTGGCCAACAAACGTTGGCAGGTAGAAGAGCTTGGAGGGCATGATGATTCCCGAACAGACCGATGTTCTGATCGTCGGCGGCGGACCCACCGGACTGCTGCTCGCAGGTGACCTCGCCCGCGCGGGCGTGGCGGTCACGCTGATCGAGCGGCGCGCCCACGGATCCGACCTCACCCGGGCATTCGGCGTGCACGCGCGGACCCTCGAGCAGTTCGACGCCCGCGGCATCGCGGAGCAGGTGCTCGAAGGCGGCGCCACCGTCGACACCCTGCGCCTGTTCGAGCACGCCGAGGTGAAGTTGGGCGAACTGCTCGACAGCCGCTTCGCGTATCTATTGATCACTCCGCAGACCCATGTCGAGGACGTCCTGCGCAAGCGGGCGATCGAACTCGGCGCGAATCTGATTCCGGGCGCCGAGCTGGTCACCTTCGCCGAGACCGCGTCAGGGGTGGAAGCAGATGTGCGGCACGAGGATTCGATCGCACAGGTAAACGCGCGGTACTTGGTCGGTGCGGACGGCTACCACAGCAAGGTACGCGAGACATTGCAGCTGCCGTTCCCGGGTAAGTCGGTGCTGAAGTCCATCATGCTGGCCGATGTCCGGTTGGCCGCACCGCCGCAGGACGTGCTGGCGGCCAACGGGGTTGGCGACGCGTTCGCTTTTGTCGCGCCCTTCGGTGACGGCTGGTACCGGATCTTCGCCTGGAATCGGCGCAATCAGGTGGCCGATACCGAACCGGTGGACTTCGAAGAACTGCGCGAGGTGACGCACCGGGCACTCGGCACCGATTTCGGCATGCACGACCCGCGGTGGCTCTCCCGGTTCCACAGCGATGAGCGGCAGGTGACCACCTACCGGGTGGGCCGGGTGTTCCTGGCCGGCGATGCGGCGCATGTACATTCGCCCGCGGGCGGGCAGGGCATGAACACCGGACTGCAAGACGCCGCGAATCTGGGCTGGAAACTCGCTGCGGCGGTGCAGGGTTGGGCGCCGGAGGGCCTGCTCGACACCTACCATGCCGAGCGACACCCGGTCGGCAAGGAGGTTGTGCGCACCAGCGGCGCCATCATCCGCGCGGCCATGCTGGAATCGAAGGTCGGCCAGCTGGTGCGCAATACCGTTGCGGGCGGCGCATTGTCGCTCTCGCCGATCGCACACAAGGCGGCCGGGTCGATCTCCGGCATCGGTTTCACCTATCCCCGCCCACACGGTGCGGACCGCCTCGTCGGCACCCGCGCCGCCGATATCGGCCTCACCGGCACGGCCGACCGGCTGTACGCGGCACTGCGCGACGGAAAGCTGGCGCTGGTGACGAACACACCGATCGCGCTCGACGGCCATGCCGACCGGGTCCAGGTCGTGACCCCCGCCGACCCGGACCAGCAGCCGATGCTGGTCCGGCCCGACGGCTACATCGCCTGGGCCGGCACCGCACAGAGTTTCGATTTCCCTGCGGCGCTTGCCGGTTCGATCGCCTGAGCACCGACAACACCGAATGGCCGGGTAACCACCCGGCCATTTTCACGCGCATGTAAAGCCAGTCTTGACAAGCGGCTCACGTCAAGGCAGCCTTTACATATGACCGAAGAAAAGCGCCCCGACCCCCAGGACGAACGGGCGACCCTCGGAATGTTGTTGTCCGCCAACGCCGACCTGGTCGTCGAAGTCCTCCGCCCCGCCGAGGGCGACCCGAAGGTCCCAGTCCTGGCCGCCCTCACCGCAACCCGCAACCTGAGCCGCCTGGTCGACGACATCCTGCACACCCTCGCCCGCCAAGCCCGCGAGGAAGGCCACACCTGGGCCGAACTCGGCGACCTCCTCGGCACCTCCCGCCAAGCCGCTTTCCAGCGCTTCAGCGGCCCGATGCCCCCACTCGGCCCACTCCCGCACCCCCCGATGCCCCCCTTCCCACCCGGCCCACCGGCCGCCCCCAACTTCCGCACCCCGCCACCGCCGCCGACCCCGGGCCGCCCCGGTATGCCACCGGGCCCGGTCCACCCACCAGCCCCAGGAATGCCGCCCGGCCCAGGCCGCCCATTCTGAACTTCCTTCCAGCACAGGGAGATACAAATGTCCACCGAACCCAACGACCCGACCGGCATCCCACCCAACCCACCTGCGCCGCCTACCCCACCGCCCTGCGGTCCCTTCGACCAAGCGGCCACACCCCACCCACCGACCGGCCACCCGTCACACCCAACTCCGGACGCCGATCCCTCTGCACCGCAACCACATCGACCGCCCAGCCCACCAGCGCCTCCTCCTCTGGACGCGAATCCCCTTGCCCAGCAGCCGCGTTGGGATCCGGCCGCGCCATCTCTAGACACGGATTCCCCTGCCAGGCAGCCACACCAGGGAATGACACCATCGCACCCGCGCTCGGATTCCTGCGCCCAACAGCCCCATCCAGGAACGCCGCACCCGGGCTCGGAGTCCCACGCTCAGCAGCCGCATTGGGCAACAACGCCACCACACTTCGACTCGGATACCCCCGGCCAGCAGCCGCACTGGGGCACGACGCCACCACACCCCGAATCGAATTCTCCTGCCCAGCAGTCCTATGCAGGACCGACGCCACAACACCAAGGCCCGGATCTCCGTACCCAGCAGCCACATTGGGGACCACCACCGCCGCCCGGCGCACCGTGGCCGCCGCCACCGCCGCCACCGGGCGCACCGTGGCCACCCCCGCCGGGCACTGGATGGCCTCCGCCCCCGGAGAGCCCTCACTTCGATGGCCCCTCCGGCTATGAATGGCAAACTCCCCCACCACATCCGACGCCCCACTCTTCGCACCCGGATATGTCTTGGCGGACGCACCCCCATCCGCAGAGCGACAAGCCCACCCCGCCACAGGATGCGCCACGCCCGCCCGCACCGGATGCGAAGTAAGTGGTCCGGACCCCACCTCCGCTCACTGCATAACAACTCACTGCGCATAAGCCAGAGAGCGCCGCCATCACCTACATTCAGCAATCCGATCACGGCGCTACCTTCAAAAGCGGTTGGCCCCATTGCTGATCCGTCGAACCCAAGCACGGCCACGCGCAAGACAAAGGCCCCGACCGGGTGGTCGGGGCCTGTCGCTATAGCTCAGGTTCAGACGGCGGCGGCGATGCGGTCGCCGATCTCGACGGTGGAGGCGGCGCCGGTGCGGGACGCGAGGTCCTTGGCGACGGCGGACTCGATGCGGGCCGCGGCCTCGGTGTGGCCCAGGTGGTTGAGCAGGAGCGAGACCGAGAGGATGGCGGCGGTGGGGTCGGCCTTGGACTGGCCCGCGATGTCGGGGGCGCTGCCGTGGACCGGCTCGAACATGGAGGGGTTGGTGCCGGAGGCGTCGATGTTGCCGGAGGCGGCCAGGCCGATGCCACCGGAGACGGCGGCGGCGAGGTCGGTGATGATGTCGCCGAAAAGATTGTCCGTGACGATCACGTCGAAGCGGCCCGGGTCGTTCACCATGTGGATGGTGGCGGCGTCGATGTGCTGGTAAGCCGTTGCGACATCGGGGAATTCGGTGGCGACCTCGTCGACGGTGCGCTGCCACAGCGAGCCGGCGAAGGTGAGGACGTTGTTCTTGTGCACCAGGGTGAGGTGCTTGCGGCGGGACTGCGCGACGTTGAAGGCGTAGCGGACGACGCGCTCGATCCCGAACCGGGTGTTGGTGCTGACCTCGGTGGCGACCTCGTGCGGAGTCTCGACGCGGATGGCGCCGCCGGTGCCGGTGTAGGGGCCTTCGGTGCCTTCGCGGACGACCACGAAATCGATCTCGGGGTTACCGGCCAGCGGGCTGGTGACACCGGCGAACAGCTTGGAGGGGCGCAGGTTCACGTGATGGTCCAGCGCGAAACGGGTGCGCAGCAGCAGGCCGCGCTCCAGGACACCGCTGGGCACGGACGGGTCGCCGATCGCGCCGAGCAGAATCGCGTCGTGCTGCTTGAGCTCGGGGAGCACGTTCTCCGGCAGGATCTCGCCGGTCGCGTGGTAGCGCTTGGCACCCAGGTCGTATTCGGTCTTCTCGACACCGGGCAGCACCACGTCGAGCACCTTGAGCGCCTCGGCGATGACCTCGGGACCGATTCCGTCACCAGGGATGACAGCAAGCTTCATGAAACCAATGCTCCATTCGGGTTCTTTTAGATAATTCCGCGTGCGCCCGTGAACACCAGCCACGATATCTGGCGCCTCGGATACCCCTGCCACCAGGGCAAACCTCTCTCACACAGTGAGATCGGCAGGCCTGATGGAGCGCCGGGGGCCGAGGCTCGGGAACGCAACACACGCTGACGAATACGCCGAGTCCCTCCCACCGACAGTGGAAGGGACTCGGAGTCAAAGACTTTCAGTCGGGCTGGCTCAGGCCAGGTCGACCAGCACGACCTTCGCCGCGCCGACTGACTCGGCGATCGCGGACAGCACGTCAGCGGCCACATCCTGGTTGACGCGCAGGACAACCGTCGCGCCTTCCTGGTCCACGTCCTGGCTCAGCTGCGCGGCCAGGATGTCGACACCGGCTTCGCCGAGCTTGGTGCCGATCTTGCCCAGCGCGCCCGGCTTGTCCTCGTAGTTGAGGACGGCCAGGTTCAGGCCCTCGGCGCGCATGTCGTAGTTGCGGCCGTTGATGTTGACGATCTTCTGCACCTGCTGCGGCTCGGTCAGGGTGCCGGCCACGTTCAGGGTGCGG encodes:
- a CDS encoding ADP-ribosylglycohydrolase family protein is translated as MEEYAQIVDKIRGALLGGAVGDALGWPIEFQSLAQIRSEYGPAGVTGFLPGRPVPHRITDDTQMTLFTAEGLLRCPAGADPIPSLRRAYLRWLDTQYHPGPGPTPDGWLATQQFLYDVRAPGNACMGGPASAAEGL
- a CDS encoding ADP-ribosylglycohydrolase family protein → MPAWGGLRQQQKGYETPVPLGKPGKVNTNSKGCGTVMRSAPFGLAGYGSDIAFNASARAAQLTHGHPTGYLAAGAFAALLDRILGGLDLRTALRQSITQLSQFPSSEETIAALESAIGLADSTEPAAEGVEQVGAGWIAEECLAIAVYCALQAEETKDVRAALLLSVNHSGDSDSTGAVAGNLLGAIHGLAALPMDWVTDIEGRDVILQVADDLVVNFGYHDRTRLADRYPFDHLP
- a CDS encoding FAD-dependent monooxygenase, encoding MMIPEQTDVLIVGGGPTGLLLAGDLARAGVAVTLIERRAHGSDLTRAFGVHARTLEQFDARGIAEQVLEGGATVDTLRLFEHAEVKLGELLDSRFAYLLITPQTHVEDVLRKRAIELGANLIPGAELVTFAETASGVEADVRHEDSIAQVNARYLVGADGYHSKVRETLQLPFPGKSVLKSIMLADVRLAAPPQDVLAANGVGDAFAFVAPFGDGWYRIFAWNRRNQVADTEPVDFEELREVTHRALGTDFGMHDPRWLSRFHSDERQVTTYRVGRVFLAGDAAHVHSPAGGQGMNTGLQDAANLGWKLAAAVQGWAPEGLLDTYHAERHPVGKEVVRTSGAIIRAAMLESKVGQLVRNTVAGGALSLSPIAHKAAGSISGIGFTYPRPHGADRLVGTRAADIGLTGTADRLYAALRDGKLALVTNTPIALDGHADRVQVVTPADPDQQPMLVRPDGYIAWAGTAQSFDFPAALAGSIA
- a CDS encoding 3-isopropylmalate dehydrogenase, whose translation is MKLAVIPGDGIGPEVIAEALKVLDVVLPGVEKTEYDLGAKRYHATGEILPENVLPELKQHDAILLGAIGDPSVPSGVLERGLLLRTRFALDHHVNLRPSKLFAGVTSPLAGNPEIDFVVVREGTEGPYTGTGGAIRVETPHEVATEVSTNTRFGIERVVRYAFNVAQSRRKHLTLVHKNNVLTFAGSLWQRTVDEVATEFPDVATAYQHIDAATIHMVNDPGRFDVIVTDNLFGDIITDLAAAVSGGIGLAASGNIDASGTNPSMFEPVHGSAPDIAGQSKADPTAAILSVSLLLNHLGHTEAAARIESAVAKDLASRTGAASTVEIGDRIAAAV